In Populus alba chromosome 9, ASM523922v2, whole genome shotgun sequence, a genomic segment contains:
- the LOC118034790 gene encoding UDP-glycosyltransferase 86A2 → MVDQTSKKPHAILVSYPLQGHVIPSVHLAIKLASQGFTITFINTHAFHHQISKAQPNSEPDIFTKVRESGLDIRYATISDGLPVGFDRSLNHDQYMAALLHVFSAHVDEVVGQIVKSDDSVRCLIADTFFVWPSKIAKKFGLLYVSFWTEPALVFSLYYHMDLLRINGHFGCQDCREDIIDYIPGVKAMEPKDMTSYLQEAETTSVCHQIIFNAFKDTRSADFVVCNSVQELEVETLSALQAKMPYYAIGPLFPSSFTKSFVATSLWSESDCTQWLDEKPRGSVLYVSFGSYAHVTKKDLAQIANGLSLSKVSFVWVLRADIVSSDDAHPLPDGFEEEVADRAMIIPWCCQREVLFHHAIGGFLTHCGWNSILESIWCQVPLLCLPLLTDQFTNRKLVVDDWKVGINLSDRKFVTKEEVSSNINSLFSGKLGDELRTKIKEVKKTLENALSPGGSSEKNMAQFIKDLKNKISEKMDQPNKSICNDS, encoded by the exons ATGGTAGATCAGACATCCAAGAAACCCCATGCCATCCTCGTATCCTACCCTCTTCAAGGCCATGTCATCCCATCAGTTCACCTTGCCATCAAGCTTGCATCTCAAGGTTTCACCATCACCTTCATCAACACCCACGCCTTCCATCACCAAATCTCCAAGGCTCAGCCCAATAGCGAACCCGACATCTTCACCAAGGTCCGAGAATCAGGGCTTGATATTCGGTACGCAACTATATCCGACGGGCTTCCTGTTGGGTTCGACCGGTCGTTGAACCATGACCAGTATATGGCAGCCCTATTGCATGTTTTCTCGGCCCATGTGGATGAGGTGGTCGGCCAGATTGTAAAGTCTGATGACAGTGTTCGATGTTTGATTGCTGACACATTTTTTGTATGGCCCTCGAAGATTGCAAAGAAGTTTGGTTTGCTCTACGTTTCCTTTTGGACAGAACCAGCTTTGGTGTTTTCCTTGTATTACCATATGGATCTTCTAAGGATAAATGGTCATTTTGGTTGTCAAG ATTGCCGGGAGGACATCATAGATTACATACCAGGAGTTAAGGCAATGGAACCGAAGGACATGACATCATATCTTCAAGAGGCAGAGACAACTTCAGTTTGCcatcaaatcattttcaatgCCTTCAAGGACACTAGAAGTGCAGATTTTGTTGTATGCAATTCGGTGCAGGAACTTGAGGTCGAGACTTTGTCAGCTCTACAAGCCAAAATGCCATACTATGCAATTGGACCCCTTTTCCCTAGTAGCTTCACCAAGAGCTTTGTGGCCACTAGCCTGTGGTCCGAGTCCGATTGCACCCAGTGGCTTGACGAAAAGCCTCGTGGCTCAGTCTTGTATGTTTCATTTGGTAGCTACGCACATGTTACAAAAAAGGACCTTGCACAGATTGCAAATGGGCTTTCCCTTAGCAAAGTGAGTTTTGTTTGGGTGCTTCGAGCTGATATTGTGAGCTCTGATGATGCTCATCCCCTGCCTGATGGATTTGAGGAAGAGGTTGCTGACCGTGCTATGATCATACCTTGGTGCTGTCAAAGAGAAGTGTTGTTCCACCATGCGATCGGAGGGTTTTTAACACATTGTGGATGGAATTCCATACTAGAAAGTATATGGTGTCAAGTTCCATTACTGTGTCTCCCTTTGCTGACCGATCAATTCACTAATAGGAAATTAGTGGTTGATGACTGGAAGGTAGGGATCAATTTGAGTGATAGAAAGTTTGTCACTAAAGAGGAAGTTTCAAGCAATATCAACAGTTTGTTCAGTGGAAAATTAGGGGACGAATTAAGAACCAAAATCAAGGAGGTGAAGAAAACATTAGAAAATGCGTTGTCACCCGGAGGATCCTCAGAGAAAAATATGGCTCAGTTCATCAAGGACCTAAAGAATAAGATTAGTGAGAAGATGGACCAACCAAACAAATCCATATGCAATGACAGCTAA